One Glycine max cultivar Williams 82 chromosome 6, Glycine_max_v4.0, whole genome shotgun sequence DNA segment encodes these proteins:
- the LOC100795186 gene encoding pathogenesis-related thaumatin-like protein 3.5 isoform X2, whose translation MDHLTLAFPFLLTLHLLASGVLATTTFTLVNKCDYTVWPGILSNAGIATLPTTGFVLQTAESKTVTAPTSWGGRFWGRTLCTQDSAGKFSCITGDCGSGKLECAGSGATPPATLAEFTLDGAGGLDFFDVSLVDGYNVAMLVAPQGGSGDNCTSTGCAGDLNGACPSELRVTSEDGKQSVACKSACEAFGSPQYCCSGAYGSPNTCKPSPYSQIFKNACPRAYSYAYDDKTSTFTCASAAAYTITFCPSPNSNPSWIFMGQAVVSKYSP comes from the exons atggatcacttaacaCTAGCATTTCCATTTTTACTAACACTTCATCTATTAGCATCGG GTGTATTAGCAACAACAACGTTCACACTGGTTAACAAATGCGACTACACAGTGTGGCCAGGCATTCTCTCAAACGCAGGAATCGCGACGCTTCCAACAACCGGTTTCGTTCTTCAAACCGCTGAGTCCAAAACCGTAACCGCTCCAACCTCTTGGGGCGGCCGTTTCTGGGGCCGCACTCTCTGCACCCAAGACTCCGCCGGAAAATTCTCCTGCATTACCGGCGATTGCGGCTCCGGCAAGCTCGAATGCGCCGGCAGCGGCGCCACGCCGCCGGCGACCTTGGCCGAGTTCACCCTCGACGGCGCCGGAGGCCTGGATTTCTTCGACGTGAGCCTCGTGGACGGTTACAACGTGGCGATGCTGGTGGCTCCCCAGGGTGGCTCCGGCGATAACTGCACGAGCACGGGGTGTGCTGGGGACCTGAACGGCGCGTGTCCTTCGGAGCTTAGGGTTACGAGCGAGGATGGGAAACAGAGCGTGGCGTGTAAGAGCGCGTGTGAGGCGTTCGGGTCACCGCAGTATTGCTGCAGCGGCGCGTATGGGTCACCCAACACTTGCAAGCCTTCGCCTTACTCGCAGATTTTCAAGAACGCTTGCCCACGCGCCTACAGCTACGCGTACGATGACAAGACCAGCACGTTTACGTGCGCTTCTGCTGCGGCTTACACCATCACTTTTTGTCCTTCTCCTAACAGTAATCCCAG TTGGATATTTATGGGTCAAGCTGTCGTATCGAAATATTCTCCATAA
- the LOC100795186 gene encoding pathogenesis-related thaumatin-like protein 3.5 isoform X1, with translation MDHLTLAFPFLLTLHLLASGVLATTTFTLVNKCDYTVWPGILSNAGIATLPTTGFVLQTAESKTVTAPTSWGGRFWGRTLCTQDSAGKFSCITGDCGSGKLECAGSGATPPATLAEFTLDGAGGLDFFDVSLVDGYNVAMLVAPQGGSGDNCTSTGCAGDLNGACPSELRVTSEDGKQSVACKSACEAFGSPQYCCSGAYGSPNTCKPSPYSQIFKNACPRAYSYAYDDKTSTFTCASAAAYTITFCPSPNSNPSQKSWQGQNPKSDSSGSASSSSGSPQINNGTIVYIGSMDPSELWSAGSTHVRESQTIAGFVSITIAVWLLCHLC, from the exons atggatcacttaacaCTAGCATTTCCATTTTTACTAACACTTCATCTATTAGCATCGG GTGTATTAGCAACAACAACGTTCACACTGGTTAACAAATGCGACTACACAGTGTGGCCAGGCATTCTCTCAAACGCAGGAATCGCGACGCTTCCAACAACCGGTTTCGTTCTTCAAACCGCTGAGTCCAAAACCGTAACCGCTCCAACCTCTTGGGGCGGCCGTTTCTGGGGCCGCACTCTCTGCACCCAAGACTCCGCCGGAAAATTCTCCTGCATTACCGGCGATTGCGGCTCCGGCAAGCTCGAATGCGCCGGCAGCGGCGCCACGCCGCCGGCGACCTTGGCCGAGTTCACCCTCGACGGCGCCGGAGGCCTGGATTTCTTCGACGTGAGCCTCGTGGACGGTTACAACGTGGCGATGCTGGTGGCTCCCCAGGGTGGCTCCGGCGATAACTGCACGAGCACGGGGTGTGCTGGGGACCTGAACGGCGCGTGTCCTTCGGAGCTTAGGGTTACGAGCGAGGATGGGAAACAGAGCGTGGCGTGTAAGAGCGCGTGTGAGGCGTTCGGGTCACCGCAGTATTGCTGCAGCGGCGCGTATGGGTCACCCAACACTTGCAAGCCTTCGCCTTACTCGCAGATTTTCAAGAACGCTTGCCCACGCGCCTACAGCTACGCGTACGATGACAAGACCAGCACGTTTACGTGCGCTTCTGCTGCGGCTTACACCATCACTTTTTGTCCTTCTCCTAACAGTAATCCCAG TCAGAAATCATGGCAGGGGCAAAACCCTAAATCAGATAGTAGTGGCTCggcttcatcttcttctgggTCGCCACAAATTAACAACGGCACAATTGTGTATATAGGTAGCATGGATCCAAGTGAATTATGGTCCGCAGGTAGTACCCACGTGCGGGAATCTCAAACCATTGCGGGCTTTGTCAGTATCACCATCGCTGTTTGGCTCTTGTGCCACCTCTGTTAA